The following proteins come from a genomic window of Musa acuminata AAA Group cultivar baxijiao chromosome BXJ1-7, Cavendish_Baxijiao_AAA, whole genome shotgun sequence:
- the LOC103992156 gene encoding uncharacterized protein LOC103992156, which translates to MRGTSKLAMGAALTVAVSLALVFTLLLVLLVDLFCSLLCCRSRRCETTTTTSSGLSSAAASAAEKMEPPPLFSTALGFPGVLQAPTSFLLSIPKLEAAAAMPPTSERVDCHFSMATSSPGIRRISSASSDSISADHFVRISNPIYDGVGGSLTTPFETPGTSPSHFRFEEDEAECSPALTAMRKLPPMRRTASFVGLRSAATSVSAAETYRVSVSSSSDSSPSW; encoded by the coding sequence ATGAGGGGCACGAGCAAGTTGGCGATGGGAGCAGCGTTGACCGTGGCTGTGAGTCTTGCTCTGGTCTTCACTCTTCTACTAGTCCTTCTTGTCGACCTCTTCTGCTCCCTGCTCTGTTGCCGAAGCCGCCGGTGCGAGACGACAACCACGACGAGCTCCGGTTTAAGCAGCGCAGCGGCGTCAGCAGCGGAAAAGATGGAGCCTCCGCCTCTCTTCTCGACGGCCCTCGGCTTCCCTGGCGTACTCCAAGCCCCAACGAGCTTCCTCCTCAGCATCCCCAAACTGGAAGCAGCTGCGGCGATGCCGCCAACATCTGAGCGGGTGGACTGCCATTTCTCGATGGCGACGTCTTCGCCCGGCATACGTCGCATTTCCTCGGCTTCAAGTGACTCGATCTCTGCCGATCATTTTGTTCGCATCTCGAATCCCATCTACGATGGCGTCGGCGGTAGTCTTACCACCCCGTTCGAGACGCCTGGCACTTCACCTTCGCATTTCAGGTTCGAAGAAGACGAAGCAGAGTGTTCCCCGGCACTGACCGCGATGAGAAAGCTCCCGCCGATGCGCCGCACGGCTTCTTTTGTCGGATTACGGTCGGCAGCAACTTCAGTGAGTGCTGCAGAGACTTATAGGGTTTCCGTTTCTTCGTCATCCGATTCTTCTCCTTCTTGGTGA
- the LOC135679712 gene encoding peptide-N4-(N-acetyl-beta-glucosaminyl)asparagine amidase A-like, which produces MHPGRYELSFFLLLHLYFAAFICTTGASSPSLFDGNLELPRGSIPSMSLEHLDPTLPPALPTQTPHCSLVVLQQNFVDTVGAPPASASYAHPPDCPFPWTRVVLELSVAATDLQESRVAAIWIDGAEVLRTATPIPMARGAFWRVHKDVTRYTALLRRLADGGGVISMMLENSNKVLPGVFSANVSLHYYRGPVDDGRSKSVSNAAHPSVRSLYREPADLVLPISKPDGQYGSGFWYRIDNETGVESTTVAIPRNTYRAVLEIFVSYHGEDESWYTMPLRNNYIHQSTAAKVSAPRANGAFRQVYATIDRRYVGGHVPFPVIYSSAINPVFWSPVAAIGAFDMPSYDLDLTPFLALMLDGRPHEIGLGVRSALPHWLVNANLHLWVDYWSDAVQAGPVEYFAPTIQMNRNAEWRNPDGQSEIGAEGHERFSGWVSWSRGNLTTEVRHKIKLRSQVQVQNRGAVTQIDFILKERTMVTVTRRNQWLARAQAVLDAPMQVQTAIVNAAGRPAMKKTRLFHQLMEVVSLSEGQAGATTTTELTDRQDAEGSALVGGRWGSGSSRSSYQYRDGSKCYSRNVATAGGAVIQDRKASCFAMADDDA; this is translated from the coding sequence ATGCATCCCGGTCGGTATGAGTTATCCtttttcctcctcctccatctctacTTTGCCGCCTTCATTTGCACCACAGGGGCATCATCACCGTCTCTCTTTGATGGCAATCTTGAGCTCCCGAGAGGTTCCATTCCAAGCATGTCACTAGAACACTTAGACCCCACCCTTCCCCCGGCCCTCCCCACCCAGACTCCGCACTGTTCCCTGGTCGTCCTCCAACAGAACTTCGTCGACACCGTCGGCGCGCCGCCGGCCTCCGCCAGCTATGCTCACCCCCCGGACTGCCCCTTCCCATGGACGCGGGTCGTCCTCGAGCTCAGCGTCGCCGCCACAGACCTCCAGGAGTCCCGAGTCGCTGCCATCTGGATCGACGGCGCTGAGGTCCTCCGCACCGCCACCCCCATCCCCATGGCTCGCGGCGCTTTCTGGCGCGTCCACAAGGACGTCACCCGCTACACGGCCCTCCTCCGCCGCCTGGCTGATGGCGGCGGTGTTATCTCCATGATGCTGGAGAACTCAAACAAGGTCCTTCCCGGCGTCTTCAGCGCCAACGTCTCCCTCCATTACTACCGCGGCCCGGTCGACGACGGAAGGTCGAAGTCAGTGTCTAATGCGGCGCACCCCTCCGTCAGATCCCTTTACCGCGAGCCCGCGGACCTCGTCCTCCCCATCTCCAAGCCCGACGGACAATATGGATCCGGCTTTTGGTATCGTATTGACAACGAGACAGGCGTCGAGTCCACCACCGTCGCCATCCCCAGAAACACCTACCGCGCCGTCCTTGAGATCTTCGTGTCGTATCATGGCGAGGATGAATCATGGTATACTATGCCATTGAGAAATAACTATATTCACCAGTCAACTGCAGCCAAGGTTTCGGCACCGCGGGCCAACGGGGCGTTTCGGCAGGTCTACGCCACAATCGACAGGAGGTACGTAGGCGGGCACGTCCCCTTTCCGGTCATCTACTCGAGCGCCATCAACCCCGTCTTCTGGTCCCCGGTGGCGGCAATCGGCGCGTTCGACATGCCATCCTACGACCTCGACCTGACGCCGTTCCTGGCGCTGATGCTCGACGGGCGGCCCCACGAGATCGGGCTGGGTGTGCGCAGCGCCCTGCCACACTGGCTCGTGAACGCCAACCTCCACCTCTGGGTCGACTATTGGTCGGATGCAGTGCAGGCTGGTCCTGTGGAGTACTTTGCCCCAACCATCCAGATGAACCGCAACGCCGAGTGGCGCAACCCCGATGGCCAGTCGGAGATCGGGGCCGAGGGGCACGAACGATTTTCCGGGTGGGTGAGCTGGTCGAGGGGCAACCTCACCACGGAGGTGCGGCATAAGATCAAGCTGAGGAGCCAGGTGCAGGTGCAGAACCGCGGGGCGGTGACCCAGATCGATTTCATCCTCAAAGAGAGGACGATGGTGACAGTGACGAGGCGAAACCAGTGGCTTGCCCGGGCGCAGGCGGTGCTGGATGCGCCCATGCAGGTGCAGACCGCGATCGTGAACGCGGCGGGCAGGCCGGCGATGAAGAAGACGCGGCTCTTCCACCAGCTGATGGAGGTGGTGAGCCTGAGCGAGGGTCAGGCCGGGGCGACGACGACGACAGAGCTGACGGACCGGCAGGATGCGGAGGGATCGGCGCTTGTGGGCGGCAGATGGGGGAGCGGAAGCAGCCGGTCGTCGTACCAGTACAGGGACGGGAGCAAGTGCTACTCCCGGAACGTGGCCACTGCTGGCGGAGCGGTCATCCAGGACAGGAAGGCCTCCTGCTTTGCCATGGCTGATGATGATGCCTGA